In one window of Paraflavitalea soli DNA:
- a CDS encoding M16 family metallopeptidase translates to MLNRTIAPIIKEPVDFTISLPGCQKHTLSNGIEVYTVDMGSEETLMINWVFYAGNWYEDTKAVAAATNFLLKNGTSKRSAFDINEHFEYYGAYLSRSCYNETSELTLHCLNKHTNELLPVAAELITDAVFPAEELAIYKQNAKQRLQVSLQKCEFVAGRLIDAYLFGEQHPYGKYNNAEDYDAIQREDIVAFYNNYYRNGRCVIFAAGKLPADLINELEKHFGSLPLRSHRQELTVVRHPLQPAAQKKSHIINDAAGVQAAIRIASPFPNRHHPDFQKGLVLNTLFGGFFGSRLMANIREDKGYTYGIYSYLLNHIHECGWLISTEAGRDVSEATITEIYNEMELLREEPVDDEELLMTRNYMIGSILGDLDGPFQVIGRWKNLILNNIEESYFHNSLHVIRTVTAQELQELANKYLQPDQFYELVVI, encoded by the coding sequence ATGCTCAATAGAACCATCGCTCCAATAATAAAAGAACCGGTTGACTTTACAATCTCCCTGCCCGGCTGCCAGAAACATACCCTTTCCAATGGGATTGAGGTATATACTGTTGACATGGGCAGCGAAGAAACACTCATGATCAATTGGGTGTTTTATGCAGGCAACTGGTATGAGGATACCAAGGCCGTAGCAGCTGCTACCAACTTCCTCCTCAAGAACGGTACCTCCAAACGTTCAGCTTTTGACATCAACGAACATTTTGAATATTACGGCGCTTACCTCAGCCGCTCCTGTTATAATGAAACATCTGAACTCACCCTGCATTGCCTCAACAAGCATACCAATGAGTTGCTTCCCGTAGCGGCAGAGTTGATCACAGATGCCGTGTTCCCCGCAGAAGAACTGGCTATTTATAAGCAGAATGCCAAGCAGCGCTTACAGGTAAGCCTGCAGAAATGTGAGTTTGTGGCAGGCCGTTTGATTGATGCCTACCTTTTTGGTGAGCAGCACCCTTATGGTAAATACAACAATGCAGAAGATTATGATGCCATCCAACGCGAGGATATAGTAGCCTTCTACAATAACTACTACCGCAATGGCCGTTGCGTCATCTTCGCTGCGGGTAAACTGCCTGCTGATCTGATCAACGAACTGGAAAAACATTTCGGATCATTGCCCCTCCGCTCACACCGGCAGGAGCTGACCGTAGTACGCCACCCCCTGCAACCTGCTGCCCAAAAGAAAAGCCATATCATCAATGATGCGGCCGGGGTACAGGCTGCTATCCGTATTGCCAGTCCGTTTCCCAACAGGCACCACCCCGACTTTCAAAAAGGATTGGTGCTTAACACACTCTTTGGCGGCTTCTTCGGTTCCAGGCTCATGGCCAATATCCGCGAAGACAAGGGATATACCTACGGCATTTACAGTTACCTCCTCAACCATATTCATGAATGTGGCTGGCTAATAAGTACAGAAGCGGGCAGGGATGTGAGTGAAGCGACCATTACCGAGATCTACAATGAAATGGAACTGCTGCGCGAAGAACCCGTGGATGACGAAGAACTGCTCATGACCCGCAACTATATGATCGGTTCTATCCTGGGCGACCTCGACGGTCCATTCCAGGTAATAGGCCGCTGGAAGAACTTAATACTGAACAATATCGAGGAAAGCTATTTCCACAATAGCCTGCACGTGATCAGAACTGTCACAGCACAGGAATTGCAGGAACTGGCCAATAAATACCTCCAGCCTGATCAGTTTTACGAACTGGTGGTTATATAA
- a CDS encoding SusC/RagA family TonB-linked outer membrane protein encodes MRTLILFLLLFSFAANSLLAQSKQIKGTVTDKQGMPVYGATIKIKGNSKGTSAGTDGTFVVTVEPGAILVISAVGHETQEVKTGTSSTITVSLGDDIKTLTDIVVTGVAQATSKEKLAFSLTKVSTEKINTAPALDLSQTLRGKVAGIQITQTQGDDGASVFLRGAKSIFGNISPLIVIDGFVTNFSLSDLNPQDVEAIEVVKGAAASALYGTRAEGGVIQVISKKGKGTKGVAITVDNEVGINNIQRTPALANMHHYVTSDTDPYGFAYASGSTTSRIVNYKSNGFSVNLSPYKNNYNNTDALLGDNKYFSNYVSIATSGDKYNAFLSFRNQYTGGVAEPIDPNKKKSLQLRLQFRPTPKLEAEVYVNYFNEVKPSAAVTANGQGTFFAASLQWEPFINLAAKNAAGNYNVRPDGWNIQGANLSNPMYEWSKREYTNNTDNYLAGGKLRYKVLRNLSVEVLGSMRKQNYTASDTYPRGFETTTTSESLNNGNVSLGYNYYQMMNGQAQVNYNTRFGDDITLGVTGKMVYEEWYEKEFGVSGYDFSRSSDIYVIGNTRTDTRTGYGSDMFTNQTVNYGYYLNFQTSWRDKVFVDALARVDQSSRYGIDEQTAFFPRVSLAYRITQDFNLGNAISELKARVNYGAAGSVPAYNLKNSRVTVSASGFTLNQLASTDLQRSITHEWEFGIDAVLYRKINVQFNYALARSSGDVVRPPAFTPYEAAGVYKNFGVTKSNSLELEVNGNAIQTKNFSWDFGLTFGRVRSEIKSLGNGLPPFTDGLFWKDAGVSPFAMYGNKVLTSLSQLEVDKTSGKVINAAGGAYTLSDFTVNNRGFVVLASQVGTKDEKPLLLQKGGASVSTVIGDAQPDFQVGFTNTFTFFKNLTLYGTVDWQQGGQKYDQTTQYLSFDGRTQIWQDYAASGLPLPFLQTLYNGNSYTDFWIANSSYVALRELSLSYRFPGPKKNKIFKDISLSLIGRNLYTWTDFKGTNPEGSHEYFPYPVYRTFSTRLIVNF; translated from the coding sequence ATGAGAACACTGATCCTATTCTTATTACTATTCAGTTTTGCTGCTAACAGCCTGCTTGCCCAATCAAAGCAAATAAAAGGCACTGTTACCGATAAACAGGGGATGCCTGTTTATGGCGCTACTATAAAAATCAAAGGGAACAGCAAGGGAACTTCAGCCGGCACTGATGGTACATTCGTCGTTACAGTAGAACCAGGCGCCATACTCGTGATCTCTGCGGTTGGACATGAAACCCAGGAGGTAAAAACAGGCACATCGTCTACCATCACTGTTTCCCTTGGTGACGATATAAAAACACTTACAGACATAGTAGTAACTGGCGTGGCCCAGGCTACCAGTAAAGAAAAGCTGGCCTTTAGTCTTACCAAGGTTTCCACCGAAAAGATCAATACCGCCCCCGCCCTTGATCTGTCCCAGACATTGCGCGGAAAAGTAGCAGGCATTCAGATTACCCAGACACAGGGCGATGATGGCGCTTCTGTATTCCTGCGTGGGGCCAAATCTATATTTGGAAACATCTCTCCCCTGATAGTAATAGACGGTTTCGTTACCAATTTTAGTTTATCCGACCTGAACCCCCAGGATGTGGAAGCTATTGAAGTGGTCAAAGGAGCCGCTGCATCTGCTTTGTACGGAACCCGCGCAGAAGGTGGGGTAATACAGGTCATCTCCAAAAAAGGAAAAGGCACTAAGGGCGTTGCCATTACCGTCGATAATGAAGTAGGTATAAACAATATCCAGCGCACGCCTGCACTGGCCAATATGCACCATTATGTTACCAGCGACACCGACCCTTATGGCTTTGCCTATGCCTCCGGCAGCACTACCTCCCGCATCGTAAACTACAAAAGCAACGGCTTTTCCGTAAACCTTAGCCCCTATAAGAACAATTACAACAATACAGACGCCCTACTGGGCGACAATAAATATTTCAGCAACTATGTCTCTATTGCCACCTCCGGTGATAAATACAATGCCTTTTTATCTTTCAGGAATCAATATACAGGCGGTGTTGCCGAACCCATCGATCCCAATAAGAAAAAATCACTCCAGCTGCGACTCCAGTTCAGGCCCACGCCCAAACTGGAAGCAGAAGTGTACGTCAACTATTTCAATGAAGTAAAGCCCTCTGCGGCCGTAACCGCCAATGGTCAGGGTACTTTCTTTGCCGCCAGCCTTCAATGGGAGCCATTTATCAACCTCGCTGCCAAAAACGCTGCCGGCAATTATAATGTAAGACCCGATGGATGGAATATCCAGGGTGCCAACCTCAGCAACCCCATGTATGAATGGAGTAAAAGAGAATACACCAATAATACCGATAACTACCTGGCAGGTGGAAAACTGCGCTATAAAGTGCTCAGGAATCTTTCTGTCGAAGTGTTGGGTTCTATGAGAAAGCAAAATTATACCGCTTCAGATACCTACCCCCGTGGCTTTGAAACCACTACCACCAGCGAATCACTCAATAACGGTAATGTATCCCTGGGTTATAATTATTATCAAATGATGAACGGCCAGGCCCAGGTAAACTACAATACCCGCTTTGGAGACGACATTACCCTCGGTGTTACCGGCAAAATGGTCTATGAAGAATGGTATGAGAAAGAATTTGGGGTATCCGGTTACGACTTTAGCCGCAGCTCCGATATCTATGTCATTGGCAATACCCGTACAGATACACGAACCGGTTACGGCTCAGACATGTTTACGAACCAAACCGTCAACTATGGGTATTACCTCAATTTCCAAACCTCCTGGCGCGATAAGGTATTTGTTGATGCCCTGGCGCGTGTAGATCAAAGCTCCCGTTATGGTATAGATGAACAAACAGCTTTCTTTCCACGCGTGTCCCTGGCTTATCGCATTACCCAGGACTTCAATCTCGGCAATGCTATCAGCGAACTCAAGGCACGGGTCAACTATGGAGCAGCCGGCAGCGTACCCGCTTACAACCTGAAGAATAGCCGTGTTACTGTATCTGCCAGTGGATTCACCCTCAACCAATTGGCCAGCACCGACCTCCAACGCTCCATTACCCACGAATGGGAATTTGGTATCGATGCCGTATTGTACAGGAAAATAAATGTGCAGTTTAACTACGCCCTGGCCAGAAGCTCAGGCGATGTGGTGCGCCCTCCCGCCTTTACACCCTATGAGGCAGCAGGAGTATACAAAAACTTTGGCGTTACCAAATCCAACTCCCTGGAGTTGGAGGTCAACGGCAATGCCATCCAGACAAAGAACTTCAGTTGGGACTTCGGCCTCACCTTTGGCCGCGTAAGGAGCGAGATCAAAAGCCTGGGCAACGGCTTGCCGCCTTTTACAGATGGCCTCTTTTGGAAAGATGCAGGCGTAAGCCCCTTCGCCATGTATGGCAATAAAGTGCTGACCTCCCTCTCCCAATTGGAAGTCGATAAAACTTCCGGAAAGGTCATCAATGCTGCAGGAGGCGCCTATACTTTAAGCGATTTTACCGTCAACAACCGGGGATTTGTCGTACTTGCAAGCCAGGTGGGTACCAAGGATGAAAAGCCGTTATTACTGCAAAAAGGCGGCGCCAGCGTATCTACAGTGATAGGTGATGCTCAACCCGATTTCCAGGTTGGATTTACCAATACATTCACCTTCTTCAAAAACTTAACCCTCTACGGTACCGTTGACTGGCAACAGGGCGGACAGAAATACGATCAAACCACCCAATACCTGTCATTTGACGGTCGCACCCAGATATGGCAGGATTATGCTGCTTCCGGTTTGCCCCTCCCTTTTTTGCAAACACTCTATAACGGGAACTCCTACACCGATTTCTGGATTGCCAACAGCAGTTACGTAGCACTGAGGGAACTATCCCTCAGTTATCGCTTCCCCGGGCCTAAGAAGAATAAGATATTTAAAGACATCAGCTTGTCGCTTATTGGCAGAAACCTGTATACCTGGACCGATTTCAAGGGTACCAATCCCGAGGGAAGCCATGAATACTTTCCCTATCCTGTGTACAGGACTTTCTCAACGAGGCTCATCGTAAACTTTTAA
- a CDS encoding SnoaL-like domain-containing protein: protein MTTQEIAARYYELAGQNKWNEIQEALHDENIVSREPEDGVPAGIETITRGKAAVKAKSDTHRAMIETMHSRHISEPLVAGNFFTTVLKRDVTYKGRPREISEEIAVIEVKNGKIISETFFY, encoded by the coding sequence ATGACAACACAGGAAATTGCCGCTCGCTATTATGAGTTGGCCGGCCAGAACAAATGGAACGAAATTCAGGAAGCTCTTCATGACGAGAACATCGTATCCCGGGAGCCTGAAGATGGAGTACCGGCAGGTATAGAAACCATCACCCGGGGAAAAGCCGCTGTCAAAGCCAAGTCGGATACTCATCGTGCGATGATCGAGACAATGCATAGCCGCCATATCAGTGAGCCCCTTGTCGCAGGCAATTTCTTTACCACAGTTTTAAAAAGGGATGTTACCTATAAAGGCAGGCCCCGGGAAATTTCGGAAGAGATCGCCGTTATTGAAGTGAAGAATGGCAAGATCATTTCAGAAACCTTTTTTTATTGA
- a CDS encoding RagB/SusD family nutrient uptake outer membrane protein: MKKYLYIPVFILLVLTACKKLQFDDPTTYTLEEGISKTPDYYYKLAAGNFSNALWNTNSAYNFGYGISALADQTTVTNRVQEWWDFAIEPRKRLNNSLSYAGYSHFSSPYSSFYTPNLNANVIIEALDKGEKGIDDKGKDRTSEIYAIAYLIKGISLGYLGAIYDRGVIANKNLGPAGPKELSHSYKQMIDTAMTFFDKAIAAANAASSMTVSDFYINVTLDKPKFIQLANSMAARLLASMPRDKAEAAALGASFWNKVLAYANAGLTADLIASYVSGGYYNYMVHYGLTEAGGGPYLPADIKVAYFADKTGTYPSSYPLDESITLAPVQTDDARFAQYFKYTTNFGYLRVDRGRNLFSNYKHNRWSQGGTYPNTTQVTGYPNPVFLAEEVRLLRAEAKMWTGDIPGAAAELNASTADRIAKGGLSAIPATEAAVRKTLHYEYAISIDVSGSAINPWVFMRRNDLLQPGTPTEFPNPEQQMLLTPETVYTFGGIDFAGEKGKWGEVATAAKTSGWK; encoded by the coding sequence ATGAAAAAATACCTGTATATACCTGTTTTCATTTTGCTGGTTTTGACTGCCTGCAAAAAGTTACAGTTTGATGATCCTACCACTTATACCCTTGAGGAAGGGATTTCCAAAACACCGGATTATTATTATAAACTGGCAGCCGGCAATTTTTCCAATGCCTTGTGGAACACCAACTCTGCTTACAATTTTGGTTATGGTATCAGCGCCCTGGCCGATCAGACCACCGTCACCAATCGTGTACAGGAATGGTGGGACTTTGCTATTGAACCCCGCAAGCGCCTGAACAATAGTTTGTCCTACGCGGGCTATTCCCACTTCAGCTCCCCATATAGTAGCTTTTATACACCTAACCTCAATGCCAATGTGATCATTGAGGCATTGGACAAAGGGGAGAAAGGAATTGACGATAAAGGAAAGGACCGCACCAGCGAGATATATGCCATTGCTTATCTCATCAAAGGCATATCACTCGGCTACCTGGGCGCTATCTACGATAGGGGAGTAATAGCCAATAAAAACCTGGGACCTGCAGGGCCTAAAGAATTATCCCATTCCTACAAGCAAATGATAGATACTGCCATGACCTTTTTTGACAAAGCCATTGCCGCCGCCAATGCAGCTTCCTCCATGACCGTATCCGATTTCTATATCAATGTCACTCTGGACAAACCAAAGTTTATTCAACTAGCCAACTCAATGGCTGCCCGCTTGCTGGCGTCCATGCCCCGGGATAAAGCAGAAGCCGCCGCTCTGGGCGCCAGTTTCTGGAATAAAGTATTGGCCTACGCCAACGCAGGGCTGACTGCCGACCTGATCGCTTCCTATGTAAGCGGAGGATATTACAATTACATGGTGCATTATGGACTTACCGAAGCAGGCGGCGGACCCTATCTTCCTGCCGATATTAAAGTTGCGTACTTTGCTGATAAGACCGGCACTTATCCAAGTAGTTATCCATTGGACGAATCCATTACCCTGGCACCCGTTCAAACCGATGACGCGCGCTTTGCTCAATACTTTAAATACACCACCAACTTTGGGTACCTCCGGGTAGATCGGGGCCGCAACCTCTTTTCCAACTACAAGCACAACCGGTGGTCGCAGGGAGGCACTTACCCCAATACCACCCAGGTAACAGGTTATCCCAATCCTGTATTCCTGGCCGAAGAGGTGAGACTCTTAAGGGCAGAAGCAAAAATGTGGACGGGCGATATCCCCGGTGCTGCCGCTGAGTTGAATGCCTCCACTGCAGATAGAATTGCCAAAGGAGGATTATCGGCCATCCCTGCCACAGAAGCCGCAGTAAGAAAAACACTGCACTATGAATATGCTATAAGTATAGATGTTTCTGGTAGCGCCATCAATCCCTGGGTATTTATGCGCAGGAACGACCTCCTGCAACCCGGCACACCTACCGAGTTTCCCAATCCCGAGCAGCAGATGTTACTGACCCCTGAAACCGTATACACATTCGGGGGCATTGACTTTGCCGGTGAAAAAGGGAAATGGGGAGAAGTAGCTACCGCCGCCAAAACAAGCGGTTGGAAATAA
- a CDS encoding alpha-ketoacid dehydrogenase subunit alpha/beta — protein sequence MQFNRKELTDETLVHFYKSLLLPRMIEEKMLVLLRQGKISKWFSGIGQEAIAVGAALALEQDEWIMPLHRNLGVFTTRNMPLSKLFMQWQGSQEGYSKGRERSFHFGNREHHICGMISHLGPQLAIADGVALAHKLRQENKVALAFTGEGGTSEGDFHEALNTAAVWDLPVIFLIENNGYGLSTPVSEQYRCENLVERARGYGMEGIRIDGNNILSVYDTIKGVRDYCLEKQKPYLIECATFRMRGHEEASGTKYVPSYLFEVWEMKDPVKNYEQFLLSEKVLDEEQLTVIKQDLKEYIEVELSIGANTSPIVVDTELELDDVYAPRSKDSQYGITIIDNTTPQQSNTFSTLPEKRLIDAIKEGLHQSMQQHTNLVLMGQDIAEYGGAFKITEGFVEEFGKERVRNTPLCESAIVGSALGLSLEGFKSMMEMQFADFVTVGFNQIVNNLAKIHYRWGQQADVVIRMPAGGGVGAGPFHSQSNEAWFVHTPGLKVVYPSTPIDAKGLLIAAINDPNPVLYFEHKALYRSVSGPVPGEYYEIEIGKARVVQEGVDISIITYGSGIHWATEYANTHSYISFHILDLRTLLPLDYAAIRSAVARTGKVLILHEDTLVGGIGGELAAWIGEYCFDLLDAPVMRCASLDTPVPFNIELENNFLAKARLDEYIRKLINY from the coding sequence ATGCAATTTAACCGTAAAGAGCTGACCGACGAAACCTTGGTCCATTTTTATAAAAGCCTGTTGCTTCCCCGCATGATCGAAGAGAAAATGCTGGTGCTGCTGCGACAGGGCAAGATATCCAAATGGTTCAGCGGCATTGGACAGGAAGCCATTGCGGTAGGCGCAGCCCTGGCCCTGGAGCAGGATGAGTGGATCATGCCCCTCCACCGCAACCTGGGTGTATTTACCACCCGCAATATGCCGTTAAGTAAGTTGTTCATGCAATGGCAGGGCAGCCAGGAGGGTTACAGCAAAGGGCGGGAGAGAAGCTTTCACTTTGGTAACCGCGAGCACCATATCTGCGGTATGATCTCCCACCTGGGTCCACAGCTGGCCATCGCCGATGGCGTGGCCCTGGCCCATAAACTCCGCCAGGAAAACAAGGTCGCCCTGGCTTTTACCGGAGAGGGCGGCACCAGCGAAGGTGATTTTCATGAGGCCCTCAACACCGCCGCCGTATGGGACCTGCCCGTCATCTTCCTCATAGAAAACAATGGATACGGATTAAGCACACCAGTATCCGAACAGTACCGTTGCGAAAACCTGGTAGAGCGCGCCCGGGGGTATGGCATGGAAGGCATCAGGATCGACGGAAATAATATCCTTTCTGTATATGATACCATTAAAGGCGTACGTGATTACTGCCTTGAAAAGCAAAAGCCCTACCTTATAGAATGCGCCACCTTCCGCATGCGCGGTCATGAAGAAGCCAGCGGCACCAAATATGTGCCCTCCTACCTGTTTGAAGTGTGGGAAATGAAAGACCCCGTGAAGAACTATGAACAATTCCTTTTGTCCGAAAAAGTTCTCGACGAAGAACAACTGACCGTTATCAAACAGGATTTAAAAGAATACATCGAGGTAGAGCTTTCGATAGGCGCCAATACCTCCCCCATAGTTGTAGATACTGAGTTGGAGCTGGATGATGTGTATGCTCCCCGGTCAAAGGATAGCCAATATGGAATAACTATCATTGACAATACCACCCCTCAGCAAAGCAATACTTTCTCTACGCTACCCGAAAAACGCCTGATCGACGCCATCAAAGAAGGCCTCCATCAATCTATGCAACAACATACCAACCTCGTATTGATGGGGCAGGACATTGCGGAATACGGCGGCGCCTTCAAGATCACAGAAGGTTTTGTAGAGGAATTCGGCAAGGAGCGCGTACGCAATACCCCCCTTTGTGAGAGTGCTATTGTAGGCAGCGCCCTCGGTCTTAGCCTGGAGGGCTTTAAGAGCATGATGGAAATGCAGTTTGCCGATTTTGTGACCGTGGGCTTTAATCAAATAGTAAATAACCTGGCCAAGATACATTACCGCTGGGGCCAGCAGGCCGATGTGGTGATCCGTATGCCTGCAGGCGGTGGTGTAGGCGCCGGCCCCTTTCATTCACAAAGCAATGAAGCCTGGTTTGTCCATACCCCCGGCCTCAAAGTGGTGTATCCTTCCACACCCATCGATGCAAAAGGCCTGCTGATCGCTGCCATCAATGATCCCAACCCTGTACTCTACTTTGAGCACAAGGCCCTGTACCGTAGCGTAAGCGGTCCCGTGCCCGGGGAGTATTATGAAATAGAGATCGGCAAAGCCAGGGTGGTGCAGGAAGGCGTGGATATCTCCATCATTACTTATGGCAGTGGCATACATTGGGCTACCGAATATGCCAATACCCATAGCTATATTTCCTTCCACATATTGGACCTGCGCACCTTGTTGCCCCTGGACTATGCAGCTATTCGCAGTGCCGTAGCCCGTACCGGTAAAGTATTGATCTTACATGAAGATACCCTGGTAGGTGGCATTGGTGGAGAGCTGGCTGCCTGGATCGGGGAATATTGTTTTGATCTCCTCGATGCTCCCGTGATGCGCTGTGCATCACTGGATACCCCCGTACCCTTCAACATTGAACTGGAAAACAATTTCCTGGCAAAAGCAAGATTGGATGAATACATCAGGAAGTTGATTAACTACTGA
- a CDS encoding M16 family metallopeptidase produces the protein MIQFEKFTLPNGLRVVVHEDAATPMAVVNIMYDVGARDEDPGKTGFAHLFEHLMFGGSVNIEDFETPLQMAGGENNAYTTNDVTNYYVQLPAENLETALWLESDRLLSLAFDEKSLEVQRKVVSEEFKEHYINKPYGDVWFKLREMAYPNHPYRWMTIGKELSHIENATLEDVKQFFFKHYRPVNAILVVGGNVKTVEVKTLVEKWFADIPAGEKYVRSIPDELPQTAPRRMEVKADVPLDALYKCWHMDDRMSHGYYVADLITEVLGGGGSSRLFQSLVKEKKLFSHIECYHFGSVDKGLVAIEGKLVKGVKMEDAEKAVDEELEKLKKDGITEKELTKIQNKTESSIAFEDMSVMTRTNNLAFYELLGDADLFNTDREKYFAVTREDILLYSRKIFDVNNSNTLCYYSNN, from the coding sequence ATGATACAATTTGAGAAGTTTACTTTGCCCAATGGGCTGCGCGTAGTAGTACATGAAGATGCAGCTACCCCCATGGCCGTCGTGAATATAATGTACGATGTAGGCGCCCGTGATGAAGACCCCGGCAAAACAGGCTTTGCCCACTTGTTCGAGCACCTAATGTTTGGTGGTTCTGTCAATATCGAAGATTTCGAAACACCCCTTCAGATGGCTGGGGGTGAGAACAATGCCTATACCACCAACGATGTCACCAATTATTATGTGCAGCTGCCTGCCGAAAACCTGGAAACTGCCCTCTGGCTGGAAAGCGACCGCCTGCTCTCCCTGGCTTTTGATGAAAAGAGCCTGGAAGTACAGCGCAAAGTAGTGTCCGAAGAGTTTAAAGAACATTATATCAACAAGCCTTATGGAGATGTATGGTTCAAACTCCGCGAAATGGCTTACCCCAACCATCCTTATCGCTGGATGACTATTGGAAAGGAATTGTCCCATATTGAAAATGCCACCCTGGAAGATGTAAAACAGTTTTTCTTCAAGCACTATCGTCCTGTGAATGCCATCCTCGTAGTGGGCGGTAACGTAAAAACAGTCGAGGTGAAAACCCTGGTGGAAAAATGGTTTGCCGATATTCCGGCCGGTGAGAAATATGTTCGCTCCATTCCCGATGAACTGCCCCAAACCGCCCCGCGCCGCATGGAAGTAAAGGCCGATGTACCCCTCGACGCCTTATACAAATGCTGGCATATGGACGACCGCATGAGCCATGGCTACTATGTGGCCGACCTCATTACAGAAGTACTGGGTGGTGGTGGTTCTTCCCGCTTATTCCAATCCCTGGTAAAGGAAAAGAAACTCTTCAGCCATATTGAATGCTATCATTTTGGCTCTGTCGATAAAGGACTGGTGGCCATTGAAGGCAAGTTGGTAAAGGGCGTAAAGATGGAAGATGCTGAAAAAGCCGTGGACGAAGAATTAGAGAAGCTCAAAAAGGATGGCATCACTGAAAAAGAGCTTACAAAGATCCAGAATAAAACAGAATCGTCGATTGCTTTTGAGGACATGAGTGTGATGACACGTACCAACAACCTGGCCTTCTATGAATTGCTGGGTGATGCCGACCTGTTCAATACCGACCGGGAAAAGTATTTTGCCGTTACCCGTGAAGATATCCTGCTATACAGCCGGAAAATATTCGATGTGAATAATTCCAACACTTTGTGTTATTACAGTAATAACTAG
- a CDS encoding phage holin family protein, with the protein MNFIMRIIVTSIIAFGLSYILTGVHIDSFWAAIIFAIVLAILNAIVKPIIILLTLPLTLFTFGLFLFVINAAIILLTAEFVKGFRVDGFWWALLFSLLLSIITSVLYKKEERSDSERSH; encoded by the coding sequence ATGAATTTTATCATGCGCATCATCGTTACCTCCATCATTGCTTTTGGCTTGTCTTATATCCTCACCGGTGTACACATTGACTCTTTCTGGGCTGCTATCATCTTTGCCATCGTACTGGCTATCCTCAACGCCATTGTGAAGCCCATCATCATATTACTCACGTTACCCCTTACCTTGTTTACCTTCGGCCTCTTTCTTTTTGTGATCAATGCCGCCATCATATTGCTCACTGCCGAATTTGTAAAAGGCTTCCGCGTGGATGGCTTTTGGTGGGCCCTCCTGTTCAGTCTGCTGCTCTCCATCATCACATCTGTATTGTATAAAAAAGAAGAGCGAAGCGACAGCGAGCGGTCGCACTAA